Proteins from one Lacrimispora sphenoides genomic window:
- a CDS encoding HPr family phosphocarrier protein translates to MIKKSVKLNSMKEVEKFNHICSKYSCDVDLQTGKYYVDAKSIMGIFSLDLEHPLTLLVDSDDDIEVSEKFRDFLV, encoded by the coding sequence AAAATTAAACAGCATGAAAGAAGTAGAGAAGTTTAATCATATATGTTCAAAATATAGCTGTGATGTAGATCTACAGACGGGAAAATATTATGTAGATGCAAAATCTATTATGGGAATTTTCAGTTTAGATTTGGAACATCCGCTGACATTACTGGTGGATAGTGATGATGATATAGAAGTATCAGAAAAATTCAGAGATTTTCTTGTATAG
- a CDS encoding glycoside hydrolase family 43 protein: MKNPIFPGFNPDPCICKAGDDYYVIVSSFEWMPALPIYHSKDLKNWELYTHVIRSEKQADIRKLPSAKGIWAPCLTYCEEEKLFYVIYGVMNSMNARYFDVDNYLITASDIKGPWSKPIYLHSAGFDASILHDDDGKKYIVSLEWETREGYEKPGAVCIAEYSPVKKKIIGYPKRFWYGGTDRGCIEAPHLYKRKGFYYIMCAEGGTGYGHSVTMGRSENVWGPYEKDPMNPIVTSIPGEFNERKDPDHLKPKYYNPESVLQKSGHGSYVENELGEVYLVHLTARPFVPELRCTLGRETAMQKMMWTDDGWLRMADKSNFAKENFEESKLPEYPMPQIPDFDDFNSDTLGIQYYAPRISPESFADVKARPGYVRIRGQESRTSLNKASILARKLTSVNAVITTKMEFKPEIYQHSAGLIMYYDNMNYINLRKYYSQTLGQSAISVIQLENGTRTEYLDTRTPVKDVPVYLRLRIENRKTFFEWSYDGEQYFRIGKEFDTTKFSDEYCKYGEFTGTFVGMTCADRMLHQHFADFDFFEYEDLS, encoded by the coding sequence ATGAAAAATCCAATATTTCCAGGATTTAATCCCGATCCCTGTATATGCAAAGCAGGTGATGATTATTATGTCATAGTATCTTCTTTTGAATGGATGCCGGCACTTCCTATTTATCATTCTAAAGATTTAAAAAACTGGGAATTGTATACTCATGTCATCCGCAGTGAAAAACAGGCGGATATTAGAAAATTACCGTCCGCGAAAGGAATCTGGGCACCATGCTTAACATATTGTGAAGAAGAGAAGTTGTTTTATGTGATTTATGGTGTCATGAATTCTATGAACGCAAGATATTTCGATGTAGATAACTATCTGATTACAGCCAGTGATATAAAGGGTCCATGGAGTAAACCAATCTATCTTCATTCGGCAGGCTTTGATGCGTCTATCCTTCATGATGATGACGGTAAGAAATATATTGTTTCACTGGAATGGGAGACGAGGGAAGGATATGAAAAGCCGGGGGCAGTCTGTATTGCAGAGTATTCTCCTGTTAAAAAGAAGATTATCGGTTATCCCAAACGTTTCTGGTATGGGGGGACAGACAGAGGCTGCATTGAAGCACCGCATTTATATAAGCGCAAAGGATTTTATTACATCATGTGTGCGGAAGGTGGTACGGGGTATGGCCACAGCGTAACTATGGGACGTTCAGAAAATGTCTGGGGTCCTTATGAAAAAGATCCCATGAATCCAATCGTGACTTCTATTCCCGGAGAGTTTAACGAAAGAAAAGATCCGGATCATTTAAAACCGAAATATTACAATCCGGAGTCCGTGCTGCAAAAATCAGGGCATGGCAGCTATGTGGAAAATGAATTGGGAGAAGTTTATCTGGTACACTTAACAGCCAGACCGTTTGTACCAGAGCTGCGGTGTACGCTGGGAAGAGAAACAGCCATGCAGAAAATGATGTGGACAGATGACGGGTGGCTGCGTATGGCAGATAAAAGCAATTTTGCAAAAGAAAATTTTGAAGAAAGCAAACTTCCGGAATACCCGATGCCACAGATCCCGGACTTTGATGATTTTAACAGTGATACATTAGGGATCCAGTATTATGCACCAAGAATTTCACCGGAAAGCTTTGCGGATGTCAAAGCAAGGCCGGGATATGTGCGTATTCGAGGCCAGGAATCAAGAACATCATTAAACAAAGCGAGCATCCTTGCCAGAAAGTTAACCTCAGTAAATGCCGTCATAACCACTAAAATGGAATTTAAGCCGGAGATATATCAGCATAGTGCAGGATTGATTATGTATTATGATAATATGAATTATATCAATTTAAGAAAATATTATAGTCAGACATTGGGACAAAGTGCTATTTCCGTGATACAGCTGGAAAACGGAACAAGAACAGAGTATCTGGATACCAGAACTCCGGTGAAGGATGTGCCTGTTTATCTCCGGCTCCGGATTGAGAATAGGAAGACCTTTTTTGAATGGAGTTACGATGGAGAACAGTATTTCCGTATTGGCAAAGAGTTTGATACTACGAAGTTTTCAGATGAATATTGTAAATATGGAGAGTTTACAGGAACATTTGTAGGTATGACCTGTGCAGATCGAATGCTTCACCAACATTTTGCAGATTTTGATTTTTTTGAATACGAAGATCTTTCCTAA
- a CDS encoding glycoside hydrolase family 5 protein, producing MQIKGVNLGNWLVLEKWMSPALFAGTTAEDEYYLPRQLSKEVYEARIKVHRSEYITERDFAIIKSHHMNAVRIPVPYFIFGDCPPFIGCIEELDKAFGWAEKYELQILIDLHTVPGSQNGFDNGGLSGVCTWASSRENVEFTLELLEKLAERYGNRKGLLGIEPVNEPLTEAAWDSFNIEERYKPVDKEMAKYNAPVPMEFLKQFYMEAYRRIRKHMTAEKSVVFHDGFNFSVWKDFMLKDEFENIILDTHQYLMMAEIDGCPQSVEGYVTYVKEKYQASIKEMAQYCPVICGEWCLFNSLVCGHDTKGGQSVLNGIEGVEKEFYTPKQKKEIYEELAKVQLDAWNGGNGYFYWNYKLLLDTVNEPVWIGWDSWDFGKSVAQGWFPVEHV from the coding sequence ATGCAGATAAAAGGCGTAAATCTTGGAAATTGGCTGGTGCTGGAGAAATGGATGAGTCCGGCATTATTTGCCGGAACAACAGCTGAAGATGAATACTATCTTCCCAGACAGCTGTCAAAAGAAGTGTATGAGGCAAGAATAAAGGTGCATCGCAGTGAGTATATCACGGAAAGGGATTTTGCGATTATTAAATCTCATCATATGAATGCAGTCAGAATACCGGTTCCTTATTTTATATTTGGTGACTGCCCCCCATTTATTGGTTGTATTGAAGAACTGGATAAGGCGTTTGGCTGGGCAGAAAAGTATGAATTGCAGATTTTGATTGACTTACATACAGTGCCAGGCAGCCAGAACGGATTTGATAATGGTGGTTTATCCGGGGTGTGTACTTGGGCAAGCAGCAGAGAGAATGTAGAATTCACATTAGAGCTTTTGGAAAAATTAGCGGAAAGATATGGAAATAGAAAAGGCCTTCTAGGCATAGAACCTGTCAATGAACCATTGACGGAAGCGGCATGGGATTCTTTCAATATAGAGGAAAGGTACAAACCGGTAGATAAGGAGATGGCAAAGTATAATGCCCCGGTTCCCATGGAGTTTCTCAAACAATTCTATATGGAAGCGTATAGGAGGATTCGGAAACATATGACGGCAGAAAAGTCAGTCGTATTTCACGATGGATTTAATTTTTCTGTCTGGAAGGATTTCATGCTGAAAGATGAGTTTGAAAATATTATTTTGGATACCCATCAATATCTGATGATGGCAGAAATAGACGGTTGTCCGCAAAGTGTGGAAGGATATGTTACTTATGTGAAAGAAAAATATCAGGCATCCATCAAAGAGATGGCGCAGTATTGCCCTGTAATTTGCGGAGAATGGTGTTTGTTTAATTCGCTTGTATGCGGACATGACACCAAAGGCGGACAATCAGTACTCAATGGCATAGAAGGTGTGGAAAAGGAATTTTATACGCCTAAGCAAAAAAAGGAAATCTATGAGGAACTTGCAAAAGTACAGCTGGATGCATGGAATGGCGGAAATGGATATTTTTACTGGAATTATAAGCTGTTGCTGGATACGGTCAATGAACCGGTATGGATTGGCTGGGATTCCTGGGATTTTGGTAAATCAGTCGCTCAGGGGTGGTTTCCTGTTGAACATGTATAG